The Armatimonadota bacterium genome has a window encoding:
- a CDS encoding S-layer homology domain-containing protein, with amino-acid sequence MRVVAAVGVVLALGGVAGAQVPSAFVDVPPWHWAFDAVQRGAAAGIFEGYPASDRELVANALIQVYDAFRHPTHPLAPAWAEAFLVNLPPGWPQPLLRSRLRNVVLSGLEVRVQADRAVIRWTADVVVDGTARRTTATGAAVRDAAGRWRVDFATLAGAQPEVFGR; translated from the coding sequence GTGCGAGTCGTTGCGGCAGTCGGAGTGGTTCTGGCCCTGGGCGGGGTGGCGGGGGCCCAGGTGCCGTCGGCGTTTGTGGACGTGCCTCCCTGGCACTGGGCGTTCGATGCCGTCCAGCGGGGGGCGGCGGCGGGGATCTTCGAGGGCTACCCGGCGTCGGACAGGGAGCTGGTGGCCAACGCCCTCATTCAGGTCTACGACGCCTTCCGCCATCCCACCCATCCCCTGGCACCGGCCTGGGCCGAGGCGTTCCTGGTCAACCTCCCCCCGGGCTGGCCGCAGCCTCTGCTGCGCAGCCGGCTGCGGAATGTCGTCCTGAGCGGCCTGGAGGTCCGCGTGCAGGCAGACCGGGCCGTGATCCGGTGGACGGCGGACGTGGTGGTGGACGGCACCGCGCGCCGGACCACGGCAACGGGGGCCGCGGTGCGGGACGCCGCCGGCCGGTGGAGGGTGGACTTCGCGACACTGGCCGGTGCCCAGCCGGAGGTCTTCGGACGGTAG